A genome region from Chryseobacterium sp. G0186 includes the following:
- the rplQ gene encoding 50S ribosomal protein L17, with protein MRHGKKFNHLGRTSSHRSAMLSNMACSLIEHKRINTTVAKAKALRVYVEPLLTKAKEDTTHNRRVVFSYLQNKFAVAELFRTVAPKIAERNGGYTRIIKTGFRPGDAADMALIELVDFNELYNPNAEEKKATRRSRRSTTTAKAAVVADAPVVEEKVEEAKADTTEEKTEE; from the coding sequence ATGAGACACGGTAAAAAATTCAATCACTTAGGAAGAACTTCATCTCACAGAAGTGCGATGCTTTCTAATATGGCTTGTTCTCTAATTGAGCATAAAAGAATCAACACTACTGTAGCTAAAGCAAAAGCTTTAAGAGTATATGTTGAGCCTCTATTAACAAAAGCAAAAGAAGATACTACACACAACAGAAGAGTAGTATTCTCATATCTTCAAAATAAATTTGCGGTTGCTGAATTATTCAGAACTGTAGCTCCTAAAATCGCTGAAAGAAACGGTGGTTATACAAGAATCATTAAGACAGGTTTCAGACCAGGTGATGCTGCTGATATGGCTCTTATCGAATTGGTAGATTTCAACGAGCTTTACAATCCTAATGCTGAAGAGAAAAAAGCTACGAGAAGAAGCAGAAGATCTACAACAACAGCTAAAGCAGCAGTAGTTGCTGACGCTCCTGTAGTAGAAGAAAAAGTAGAAGAAGCTAAAGCTGACACTACTGAAGAAAAAACTGAAGAATAA
- a CDS encoding DNA-directed RNA polymerase subunit alpha, which produces MAILQFIKPDKVILLNSDEFKGQFEFRPLEPGFGLTIGNALRRVLLSSLEGYAISSIKIEGVEHEFSTIPGVIEDVTEIILNLKQVRLKASAEGQANEQVVAKVSGQTVITAGDLGKSINGFEVLNPDLMICNLNTDVTFEITFNIEKGRGYVPSEQNKSNNAPVGTIPIDSIFTPIKKVQYSIENYRVEQKTDYEKLVLDIETDGSISPQNALTEASKILIYHFMLFSDERITLETEAVKASIQYDEETLHTRQLLKSKLADMDLSVRALNCLKAAEVETLGELVSYSKSDLMKFRNFGKKSLTELEELVHSKGLNFGFDVAKYKLDADK; this is translated from the coding sequence ATGGCAATTTTACAATTCATAAAACCCGATAAAGTAATTTTACTTAACTCTGATGAATTTAAAGGTCAATTTGAATTCAGACCTTTAGAACCAGGTTTCGGGCTTACAATCGGTAATGCTTTGAGAAGAGTGTTGCTTTCTTCTCTGGAAGGATACGCTATTTCATCTATCAAAATAGAAGGTGTAGAGCACGAATTTTCAACTATTCCAGGAGTAATCGAAGACGTTACCGAAATTATTCTTAACCTTAAGCAGGTGAGATTAAAAGCTTCAGCAGAAGGCCAGGCTAATGAGCAGGTTGTCGCTAAAGTTTCAGGTCAAACGGTTATTACTGCTGGTGATTTAGGAAAATCGATCAACGGATTCGAGGTATTAAACCCGGATTTAATGATTTGTAACCTAAATACTGATGTAACTTTCGAAATTACTTTCAATATTGAAAAAGGGAGAGGATATGTTCCTTCAGAACAAAATAAGTCAAACAATGCACCTGTAGGTACTATTCCTATTGACTCTATTTTCACCCCGATCAAGAAAGTACAGTATAGCATTGAAAATTATCGTGTAGAGCAAAAAACAGACTACGAAAAACTTGTATTAGATATAGAAACTGATGGGTCTATTAGCCCTCAGAATGCTTTAACAGAAGCTTCTAAGATATTAATTTATCACTTCATGCTATTCTCTGATGAGAGAATCACGCTTGAAACTGAAGCTGTAAAAGCATCTATTCAATACGACGAAGAAACTCTTCACACAAGACAACTTCTTAAGTCTAAATTAGCAGATATGGATCTTTCAGTAAGAGCCCTTAACTGTCTAAAAGCAGCTGAAGTAGAAACTCTTGGAGAATTAGTTTCTTACAGTAAGTCTGATTTGATGAAATTCAGAAATTTTGGTAAAAAATCTTTGACAGAACTAGAAGAATTAGTGCATTCAAAAGGTCTTAACTTCGGTTTCGACGTTGCAAAATATAAGTTAGACGCTGATAAATAA
- a CDS encoding helix-turn-helix domain-containing protein, with protein MSLGQQMLFFFSTVGAFNGLLLGIYLLFVKKLKYLPDFFLGLLLLMLSVRVGISVCIYFYPDLPRVIPHLGLSALFFTGPALYYYVKSSFQQDQFSLKSCRAAFGILTLILGVVGLLYLFFPVTWDHYFGSFIYTVWSISIFLTIYQYYQFSKQKIESPNKFVLPILISNVIIFLTYQLISTGWVQIYCAGGSLVFSFVLYANFLILFNKKYRQVPVKEANKYSNKKISDEQVDHFVSRLDRLMNIEELYKNPDLKLNDLSSRMNMSSHQLSQLLNDNLGKSFSIYINEYRINEACEKIENGSFLKIEEIGYEVGFNSKSTFFSTFKKIKNTTPLLYKQMQIPSESGFQSFNL; from the coding sequence ATGAGCTTGGGACAACAGATGTTATTTTTCTTCAGTACAGTAGGAGCTTTCAATGGGCTTTTACTGGGTATTTATCTGTTGTTTGTTAAAAAACTCAAATATTTACCGGACTTTTTCCTTGGACTTCTTCTGTTAATGCTAAGTGTAAGAGTAGGAATATCCGTTTGCATTTACTTTTATCCTGATTTGCCAAGAGTTATTCCACATTTGGGTCTATCTGCATTATTTTTTACAGGACCGGCTTTATATTACTATGTAAAGTCTTCCTTTCAGCAGGATCAGTTTAGTTTGAAATCCTGTAGAGCAGCATTTGGAATATTAACCCTTATTCTTGGGGTAGTTGGATTATTGTATTTATTCTTTCCTGTGACGTGGGATCATTATTTCGGCAGCTTTATTTATACTGTTTGGTCAATTTCTATATTCCTTACCATTTATCAGTATTATCAGTTTTCAAAACAGAAAATTGAAAGCCCCAATAAGTTTGTTCTTCCTATCCTCATCAGTAATGTGATTATATTTTTAACCTATCAATTGATTTCTACAGGTTGGGTACAGATATACTGTGCAGGAGGAAGTCTTGTATTTTCATTCGTACTTTATGCAAACTTTTTGATTTTATTTAATAAAAAGTATCGCCAGGTTCCGGTAAAAGAAGCGAATAAATATTCCAATAAAAAAATTTCAGATGAGCAGGTTGATCATTTTGTATCCAGATTGGATAGGTTGATGAATATAGAGGAGCTTTACAAAAATCCGGACCTGAAACTGAATGACCTGTCTTCCAGAATGAATATGTCTTCCCATCAGCTTTCTCAGTTGTTGAATGACAATTTAGGCAAAAGTTTCTCCATTTACATCAATGAATACAGAATCAATGAAGCTTGTGAAAAAATTGAAAATGGATCTTTTTTGAAGATTGAAGAAATTGGATATGAGGTTGGATTTAATTCTAAGTCAACATTTTTTTCAACATTCAAGAAAATAAAAAATACAACACCGCTTTTGTATAAACAGATGCAAATACCGTCTGAGTCTGGGTTCCAGAGTTTCAATTTATAA
- a CDS encoding TonB-dependent receptor domain-containing protein — MMIKLWFILLLLLLPLFGKAQETSKGSISDSLKEQKTQTTIISEVVIQAAPRNVKLNDGNVVMAVSGNKDFKTSTNLLEVLRRTPGVTIDQEDAIFIGGRVAPAIFINGKPVVMSNQELQAYLRSLSPEMVESIEVNTNPSSKYDAEFKGIIDIKLKKNSNLGWKGSYNGNLYAYKFNSRENTLNLTYNTEKIAYSLQVGYNDGISVYRYNALQRLANTNVMRTKTYQEDQIKVYNIQAGADFRLNDKNRLGLNFRGNFRDLDRMRSASLYTTDQSETQLVFNTENENPMLYSQNNYGITTDYSFQNKGFKINFLGNYLSVKNKQQDDFINRDKPSSELLSYWKSDLVNKIDIYTGQIDASQKIGGADVEAGFKYSQSITNNNIRYDTLSVNNQFLFDSERSNIFSYKEKIFAGYLAYRQKFDKLQINAGIRFENTNSISNAVTVDSIVSRNYQEWLPSFSANYTFNKSNEFSLSYSRKITRPVFSQLNPFRYYFSPLNYSIGNPYLQPSFTSQIKATYRYKNWITSFTIGKEKDVMARYPIYNPKTNVLEFLGSNLPYRNFAALETSFPVKITKWWNTTSQIAGYYNYEFRPYLDQVFALDIYNYEIRLNQVFTLPKGYTVNLFANYESRTGNSLYIIKPRYSVDLSLQKSWLDNKLNTKIGYNNIFDSYDLNLEFRYKQIMDNRFRHRWDNSRFFFSMSYSFGGSKYQAKETQRTEEESRTR, encoded by the coding sequence ATGATGATCAAATTATGGTTCATTCTTCTCTTATTATTGCTCCCTCTTTTTGGTAAAGCACAAGAAACTTCAAAAGGAAGTATATCAGATTCTTTAAAAGAACAAAAGACTCAGACAACAATTATTTCAGAGGTTGTTATCCAAGCTGCTCCGCGAAACGTTAAATTGAATGACGGAAATGTGGTAATGGCTGTCTCCGGGAATAAAGATTTTAAAACCTCTACCAATCTTCTTGAAGTGTTGAGAAGAACACCGGGAGTAACCATAGACCAGGAAGATGCAATTTTTATTGGGGGAAGAGTGGCACCTGCAATATTCATTAATGGTAAACCTGTTGTAATGAGTAATCAGGAGTTACAGGCTTATTTGCGGTCTTTATCACCGGAAATGGTAGAATCCATCGAAGTAAATACCAATCCATCTTCAAAATATGATGCAGAGTTTAAAGGAATTATCGACATTAAGCTGAAAAAGAATAGCAATCTTGGTTGGAAAGGAAGTTATAACGGAAATCTGTATGCATATAAGTTCAATTCCAGAGAGAATACACTGAACCTTACTTATAATACAGAAAAAATAGCGTACAGTTTACAGGTAGGGTATAACGACGGAATCTCAGTTTATAGATACAATGCCCTACAGCGGCTGGCTAATACCAATGTTATGAGGACTAAAACCTATCAGGAGGATCAGATAAAGGTGTACAACATTCAGGCAGGAGCAGACTTCAGATTGAACGATAAAAATAGGCTAGGCCTTAATTTCAGAGGTAACTTCAGGGATTTGGACCGGATGCGCTCAGCCTCATTATATACTACTGATCAAAGTGAAACGCAGCTTGTGTTTAATACCGAAAATGAGAACCCAATGCTATATTCCCAGAACAATTACGGGATTACCACGGATTATTCTTTTCAAAATAAAGGATTTAAAATCAATTTTTTAGGTAATTATCTTTCTGTGAAAAACAAACAACAAGATGATTTTATTAATAGAGACAAACCTTCTTCAGAATTATTGTCCTATTGGAAATCTGATCTTGTTAATAAGATTGATATTTATACGGGACAGATTGATGCCTCCCAAAAAATAGGGGGTGCAGATGTTGAGGCGGGGTTTAAATACAGTCAGTCTATTACCAACAACAATATCAGGTATGATACCCTATCTGTGAATAATCAGTTTCTATTCGATTCCGAGAGAAGTAATATATTCTCGTACAAAGAAAAAATATTTGCGGGTTATCTGGCGTACAGACAAAAATTTGACAAACTTCAAATCAATGCAGGAATAAGGTTTGAAAATACAAATAGTATTTCTAATGCTGTTACTGTAGATTCTATTGTTTCAAGAAATTATCAGGAATGGTTACCATCTTTCAGTGCAAATTATACATTCAATAAATCTAATGAGTTTTCGCTGTCCTATAGCAGAAAAATAACAAGGCCTGTTTTTTCACAGCTTAATCCATTTCGTTATTACTTCAGTCCTTTGAATTACTCGATAGGAAATCCTTATTTGCAGCCTTCTTTTACCAGCCAGATCAAAGCAACCTACCGATATAAAAATTGGATCACAAGTTTTACAATAGGAAAAGAAAAAGATGTCATGGCTCGCTATCCAATATATAATCCGAAAACCAATGTGTTGGAATTTCTGGGAAGCAACCTTCCGTACCGTAATTTTGCAGCCCTGGAAACAAGTTTTCCAGTGAAAATTACAAAATGGTGGAATACGACAAGCCAGATTGCGGGATATTACAATTATGAGTTCAGGCCTTACCTTGATCAGGTTTTTGCACTGGATATTTATAACTATGAAATCAGGCTCAACCAGGTATTTACTTTACCCAAAGGATACACAGTTAATCTGTTTGCTAATTATGAATCCAGAACAGGAAACAGTCTTTATATTATTAAACCACGGTATAGCGTAGACCTATCTCTTCAAAAATCGTGGCTGGATAATAAGCTTAATACAAAGATTGGGTATAATAATATTTTTGATTCTTATGACCTGAATTTAGAGTTTAGGTATAAACAGATTATGGACAATCGTTTTAGACATAGGTGGGATAACAGCCGCTTCTTTTTTTCAATGAGCTATAGTTTTGGGGGTTCAAAATATCAGGCAAAAGAAACTCAGAGAACAGAAGAAGAAAGTAGGACAAGATAA
- a CDS encoding dimethylarginine dimethylaminohydrolase family protein: MRLNIKNETGRLKSVVLGQPNSLGPVPTLEESYDAKSYYSIEHNIYPKEQDIINEMNAFEAVLKKYDVEVLRPSIIEDYNQVFSRDVAFVIDDKMIISNVIADRADEQEAYKSVFEKVAWRKIINLPETAHIEGGDVIVWNDFIFIGTCFSEDYRNYKTARTNEYAIEILKEYFPKKRIIDLELKKNDKIPFEGILHLDCTFNPIGEDKCIIYKDGFVDESDYRLIVDIFGEENCFHINDEEMFEMFPNIFSISPEIVVSDKAFTRMNNHLRNEWGMTVEEIPYREISKMGGLLRCSTMPLVRE, encoded by the coding sequence ATGAGACTAAACATTAAAAACGAAACGGGTAGACTAAAGTCAGTAGTTCTAGGTCAACCTAATTCACTGGGGCCGGTTCCCACGCTAGAGGAAAGTTATGACGCCAAGTCATATTACTCAATCGAACACAACATTTATCCTAAAGAACAGGATATTATCAACGAAATGAACGCCTTTGAAGCCGTTTTAAAAAAGTATGACGTTGAAGTATTGCGCCCAAGCATCATTGAAGATTACAATCAGGTTTTCTCAAGAGATGTAGCCTTTGTTATCGATGATAAAATGATCATTTCAAATGTGATTGCAGACAGGGCAGATGAACAGGAAGCATACAAGAGCGTTTTTGAAAAAGTAGCCTGGAGAAAAATTATCAATCTTCCGGAAACTGCACATATTGAAGGAGGTGACGTCATCGTATGGAATGATTTCATCTTCATCGGAACATGTTTCAGTGAAGATTACAGAAACTATAAAACGGCAAGAACCAATGAGTATGCCATTGAAATTTTAAAAGAATACTTTCCCAAGAAAAGGATCATTGATCTTGAATTAAAGAAAAATGATAAAATTCCGTTTGAGGGAATTTTACACCTGGATTGTACATTCAACCCAATAGGTGAAGATAAATGCATCATTTACAAGGATGGGTTTGTGGACGAAAGCGATTACCGCTTAATCGTAGATATCTTCGGAGAAGAAAACTGTTTCCATATCAATGATGAAGAAATGTTTGAAATGTTCCCGAATATTTTCTCTATTTCCCCGGAAATTGTAGTTTCTGATAAAGCCTTTACAAGAATGAACAACCATTTAAGAAATGAATGGGGAATGACGGTGGAAGAAATTCCTTACAGAGAAATCTCCAAAATGGGTGGTTTGTTAAGATGTTCTACAATGCCACTTGTAAGAGAGTAG
- the rpsD gene encoding 30S ribosomal protein S4, producing MARYIGPKTKIARKFGAAIYGDDKNFEKRKNQPPGQHGPNKRRGAKKSEYAVQLAEKQKAKYTYGILERQFANLFEKAHRSKGVTGEVLLQLCESRLDNVVYRLGFAKTRSGARQLVSHRHITVNGEILNIPSYLVKAGDVITVREKSKSLEVVTNALASKSNYEWLQFNDEKKEGTFISAPERIQIPEDIKENLIVELYSK from the coding sequence ATGGCAAGATATATTGGACCTAAAACTAAGATTGCTAGAAAGTTTGGTGCTGCAATCTACGGAGATGATAAGAACTTCGAAAAAAGAAAGAACCAACCGCCAGGACAACACGGTCCTAACAAAAGAAGAGGTGCTAAAAAATCAGAATATGCAGTTCAGTTAGCTGAAAAACAAAAAGCTAAATATACTTACGGTATTTTAGAAAGACAGTTTGCTAACTTATTTGAAAAAGCACACAGAAGTAAAGGTGTAACAGGGGAAGTTCTATTACAACTTTGTGAATCAAGATTGGATAACGTAGTATACAGATTAGGTTTTGCTAAAACAAGATCTGGAGCTAGACAATTGGTTTCTCACAGACACATCACTGTGAACGGAGAAATTCTTAATATCCCTTCTTACTTGGTAAAAGCTGGTGATGTAATCACTGTAAGAGAAAAGTCTAAGTCTCTTGAGGTTGTTACCAATGCATTGGCTTCTAAGTCAAACTATGAGTGGTTACAATTCAACGATGAGAAGAAAGAAGGTACCTTCATTTCTGCTCCTGAAAGAATCCAAATTCCGGAGGACATTAAGGAGAACCTTATCGTCGAACTTTACTCTAAATAA
- a CDS encoding citrate synthase, with the protein MSDNKVILNYDGNSYEYPIVDSTIGDRGIDISKLRDQTGLITLDLGYKNTGATISDITYLDGDKGELFYRGYPIEQIAEKSNFTEVMYLLLHGELPTQDQFTSFDNNIKKYNFIADEMKKIIDVFPRSAHPMGVLSSMTSALTAFNPKAVNVNSKEEMDHAAELMIAKFSHLCAWTYRKTQGLPLNHGDNNLSYVENFYKMAFRLPNADFEIDPVVVSALDKLLILHADHEQNCSTSTVRMVGSAHTGLFASISAGVSALWGPLHGGANQAVIEMLELIEKDGGDVSKYVAKAKDKNDNFRLMGFGHRVYKNFDPRAKIIKKAADDILSALGIQDKALDIAMQLERVALEDEYFIERKLYPNVDFYSGIIYRALGIPTEMFTVMFALGRLPGWISQWKEMRLKGDPIGRPRQVYQGAQERNYIDIASR; encoded by the coding sequence ATGTCAGACAACAAAGTAATATTGAATTACGACGGTAATTCATATGAATATCCTATCGTGGATAGTACTATCGGAGACAGAGGGATTGATATTTCAAAATTAAGAGACCAGACAGGTTTAATCACTCTGGATTTAGGTTACAAAAATACTGGAGCTACTATTAGCGACATCACTTACTTAGACGGAGATAAAGGAGAATTATTCTACAGAGGTTATCCAATTGAGCAAATTGCGGAAAAATCTAACTTCACGGAAGTAATGTATCTTTTATTACATGGAGAATTGCCTACTCAAGATCAATTTACTTCTTTCGACAACAACATTAAAAAATATAACTTCATCGCAGATGAGATGAAAAAGATCATTGATGTTTTTCCTCGTTCTGCTCACCCTATGGGAGTTTTATCTTCTATGACATCTGCATTGACAGCTTTCAACCCGAAAGCAGTAAATGTAAACTCTAAAGAAGAAATGGATCATGCTGCTGAGCTAATGATCGCTAAGTTCTCTCACCTTTGTGCTTGGACTTACAGAAAAACTCAAGGTTTACCATTAAACCACGGAGATAATAACCTAAGCTACGTAGAGAACTTCTACAAAATGGCATTCAGATTACCGAACGCAGATTTCGAAATCGATCCGGTTGTTGTAAGTGCTTTAGATAAATTATTAATTCTTCACGCTGACCACGAGCAAAACTGTTCTACTTCTACAGTAAGAATGGTAGGTTCTGCTCACACAGGTCTTTTCGCTTCTATCTCTGCTGGGGTATCTGCACTTTGGGGACCACTTCACGGTGGAGCTAACCAGGCAGTAATCGAAATGCTTGAGCTCATTGAAAAAGATGGTGGTGACGTATCTAAATATGTTGCTAAAGCTAAAGATAAAAACGATAATTTCCGTCTAATGGGCTTTGGACACAGAGTGTACAAAAACTTCGACCCAAGAGCAAAAATCATCAAGAAAGCTGCTGACGATATTCTTAGCGCATTAGGAATCCAGGATAAAGCTCTTGACATTGCTATGCAGTTAGAGAGAGTAGCTCTTGAAGATGAATACTTCATCGAAAGAAAACTATATCCAAACGTTGACTTCTATTCAGGGATTATCTACAGAGCATTAGGAATTCCTACAGAGATGTTTACAGTAATGTTTGCATTAGGAAGACTTCCAGGATGGATTTCTCAATGGAAAGAGATGAGATTGAAAGGAGACCCAATCGGAAGACCAAGACAGGTTTACCAAGGTGCTCAAGAAAGAAACTACATCGATATTGCAAGCAGATAA
- the ctlX gene encoding citrulline utilization hydrolase CtlX, with the protein MQTTDTVLMIEPIAFGYNAETAKNNYFQIEQTGSDIQSKALAEFNTFVGKLRGKGINVITIKDTLDPHTPDSIFPNNWVSFHKDGKVVLYPMFASNRRVERRDDIIESIQNQGFEVAEIDDWSFPETQGHFLEGTGSMIFDHDNKIAYGSVSLRLDEKLFREFCEKYGFTPIVFHSYQTVGTERLPIYHTNVMMCVADKFVVICLDCIDDELEREKVIETIKNSGKEIVEISEEQMQQFAGNMLQVQNKEGEKFLVMSQTAYQSLTSEQVAAIEKYCEIIYSDLNTIEVNGGGSARCMLAEVFLPKK; encoded by the coding sequence ATGCAGACAACAGATACAGTATTAATGATAGAGCCGATTGCATTCGGTTACAACGCAGAAACTGCGAAAAATAATTATTTTCAGATAGAGCAAACGGGTTCTGATATTCAGTCCAAAGCTTTAGCTGAATTCAACACCTTTGTTGGAAAACTGAGAGGAAAAGGTATTAATGTGATTACCATAAAAGACACCTTAGATCCTCATACACCGGATTCTATCTTCCCTAATAACTGGGTGAGTTTTCATAAAGATGGAAAAGTGGTTTTATATCCGATGTTCGCTTCCAACAGAAGAGTGGAAAGAAGAGATGATATTATTGAAAGCATCCAAAATCAGGGATTTGAAGTTGCTGAAATTGATGACTGGTCTTTTCCGGAAACCCAGGGACATTTCCTGGAGGGAACTGGAAGTATGATCTTCGACCATGACAACAAGATTGCCTATGGTTCTGTTTCTTTGAGGCTGGACGAAAAACTGTTCAGAGAATTCTGTGAAAAATATGGATTTACACCTATCGTTTTCCATTCCTATCAGACAGTGGGTACAGAAAGACTTCCTATTTATCACACCAATGTAATGATGTGTGTGGCAGATAAGTTTGTGGTGATCTGTCTGGATTGTATTGATGATGAGCTGGAAAGAGAAAAGGTCATTGAAACGATCAAAAACTCCGGAAAAGAAATCGTTGAAATCTCAGAAGAGCAAATGCAGCAGTTTGCAGGAAATATGCTTCAGGTTCAAAATAAGGAGGGTGAAAAATTCCTGGTAATGAGCCAGACTGCTTACCAATCTTTAACTTCAGAACAGGTAGCAGCTATTGAAAAATACTGTGAAATTATTTATTCAGACCTTAATACCATTGAGGTGAACGGAGGCGGAAGTGCAAGATGTATGCTTGCTGAGGTTTTTCTACCGAAAAAATAA
- a CDS encoding S-adenosylmethionine decarboxylase family protein has product MNPLSNKGLHILLTLETESEDLLLDSKGFLAFTENILKTKDVEIVGITTHIFENQSFTSAVCLKESHLCIHTWPEFKQLTFDVFLCNYTQDNTTKVEQIADEVVQYFKANTIQKHKIYR; this is encoded by the coding sequence TTGAACCCATTATCAAATAAAGGTTTACATATTCTTCTGACTTTGGAAACAGAGTCAGAAGATTTGTTATTAGACAGCAAGGGCTTTCTTGCATTCACAGAAAATATTCTGAAAACCAAGGACGTAGAAATTGTAGGAATTACCACTCATATTTTTGAAAATCAAAGTTTTACTTCTGCGGTTTGTCTTAAAGAATCACATCTTTGTATTCATACATGGCCGGAGTTTAAACAGCTTACTTTTGACGTATTCCTTTGCAATTATACCCAGGATAATACCACAAAGGTAGAGCAGATTGCTGATGAAGTGGTTCAATATTTTAAAGCTAATACCATTCAAAAACACAAAATTTACAGATAA
- the eno gene encoding phosphopyruvate hydratase → MSAISYIEARQILDSRGNPTIEVDVFTESGAMGRAAVPSGASTGEHEAVELRDGGSDYQGKGVLKAVENVKEVIAENLVGQPVFEQNYIDQIMIDLDGTANKGNLGANAILGVSLAVAKAAAAELGMPLYKYVGGVNANTLPVPMMNVINGGSHSDAPIAFQEFMVMPVKADSFSHALRKGTEIFHNLKAILHSRGLSTAVGDEGGFAPTFKGTEDALDTLLQAIEKAGYKPGDDVMLALDCAASEFYKDGVYDYRKFQTPDAAQFSSSEQVSYLAELAAKYPIISIEDGMQENDWEGWKMLTDKIGDRVQLVGDDLFVTNVERLSRGVKEGIANSILVKVNQIGSLSETMAAVQMAQNNKFTSVMSHRSGETEDATIADLAVAMNCGQIKTGSASRSDRMAKYNQLLRIEEALGETAIFPGLEAFKIKR, encoded by the coding sequence ATGAGTGCAATTTCTTACATAGAAGCAAGGCAAATTTTAGATTCCAGAGGAAATCCTACCATTGAGGTAGACGTATTTACAGAAAGCGGAGCAATGGGGCGCGCTGCTGTACCTTCAGGAGCATCCACAGGAGAACACGAAGCAGTAGAATTACGTGATGGAGGTTCCGATTACCAAGGAAAGGGAGTTCTGAAAGCTGTTGAAAATGTAAAAGAAGTAATTGCTGAAAATTTAGTTGGACAGCCGGTTTTTGAGCAAAACTATATTGATCAGATCATGATTGATCTTGATGGAACGGCTAACAAGGGTAATCTTGGTGCTAATGCAATTCTTGGTGTTTCTTTAGCCGTAGCAAAAGCTGCAGCTGCCGAATTGGGAATGCCTTTATATAAATATGTAGGAGGAGTAAATGCAAATACACTTCCTGTTCCTATGATGAATGTAATCAACGGAGGTTCTCACTCTGATGCTCCTATTGCATTCCAGGAATTTATGGTAATGCCGGTAAAAGCAGATTCTTTCTCTCATGCATTGAGAAAAGGAACTGAAATTTTCCACAATCTTAAAGCTATTCTTCATTCAAGAGGGTTATCTACAGCAGTAGGTGATGAGGGTGGTTTTGCTCCAACTTTCAAAGGAACTGAAGATGCTTTGGATACTTTACTTCAAGCGATCGAAAAAGCAGGTTATAAGCCTGGTGACGATGTGATGTTGGCATTAGACTGTGCTGCTTCAGAATTCTATAAAGATGGAGTGTACGACTACAGAAAATTCCAGACTCCTGATGCCGCTCAATTCTCAAGCAGTGAGCAGGTTTCTTATTTGGCTGAATTGGCAGCTAAATATCCGATTATTTCAATTGAGGATGGAATGCAGGAAAATGACTGGGAAGGTTGGAAAATGTTGACTGATAAAATCGGAGACAGAGTACAATTGGTAGGTGACGATTTATTCGTAACCAATGTTGAGAGATTATCAAGAGGAGTAAAAGAAGGAATTGCAAATTCAATCCTTGTAAAAGTAAACCAAATCGGTTCTCTTTCTGAAACAATGGCAGCTGTACAAATGGCTCAGAACAATAAATTCACTTCAGTAATGTCTCACAGATCAGGTGAAACTGAAGACGCTACGATCGCTGATTTAGCAGTAGCAATGAACTGTGGGCAGATCAAAACTGGTTCAGCTTCAAGATCAGACAGAATGGCGAAATACAACCAGCTATTAAGAATTGAAGAAGCTCTAGGTGAAACTGCAATTTTCCCAGGATTAGAAGCATTTAAAATTAAAAGATAA